In Chitinophaga nivalis, a single genomic region encodes these proteins:
- a CDS encoding peptidase domain-containing ABC transporter: MFQKSTLRKSFPFHKQSDAMDCGPTCLKMIAAYYGKVFSLQHLRNISKLTRQGVTFADLIATAEILGFKTLSAALPLEVLATKAPLPCILHWEQQHFVVLYRITNTHAYLADPALGRRSKKTLAELTAGWEQEPHSATGRALFLEPTAAFYEQTAAPGSNTSLWSLLPYLRLHKGKVMPVAASLLLAGFFSFVTPVLTQQIVDKGIRGQNIHLVWLICIGQLLLFLGRMVMDFVRARVLFRAGTLISIQLLKDFLLKLMRLPLSFFDNRHAGDNMQRVSDNQRMEDFLTTSLVTLVLSVITILVLGGTLLYYNSWIFLLFLVGAAAGIGWANAFQEQRRVLDQKKFKLLAANQHILLEIFSAMQEIKISGTEQIKSAHWEQLQEKSAGLKLESLRMDQFIQGTGAFINEFKNVLITCLAATLVINGQITLGAMLAITFICGQLNAPVLQLADFIRIAQNARFSLQRLAEVHQEPDEDAPNAPPAVLSAITGKDIRLENVSFQYGHAHSPMVLNNIHLTLPAGKITAIVGMSGGGKTTLIKLLLKFYQPVAGNIYLGNTPFSELSAKSWRSHCGVVMQDGYVFMDTIANNIFAGAAERDYERLYEAGKMACIHDFFLSMPFGYDTMVGKDGYGLSEGQTQRLLIARLIYRNPAFIFLDEATNSLDAHNERAIIENLDRFFPGKTVLVVAHRLSTVKHADQIIVMHQGSIVESGTHQELIRQESTYYHLIKNQLELGK, translated from the coding sequence ATGTTTCAAAAATCAACACTCCGCAAATCCTTCCCTTTTCATAAACAATCCGATGCCATGGATTGCGGACCTACCTGCCTGAAAATGATCGCCGCCTACTACGGCAAAGTCTTTTCACTGCAGCACCTGCGGAACATCAGCAAGCTGACACGCCAGGGCGTGACCTTTGCCGACCTCATTGCCACCGCAGAGATATTAGGATTCAAAACATTGTCCGCTGCGTTGCCGCTGGAAGTACTGGCCACCAAAGCCCCACTCCCCTGCATCCTGCACTGGGAGCAACAACATTTCGTGGTATTATACCGCATCACCAACACCCACGCCTACCTCGCAGATCCTGCCCTGGGACGGCGCTCCAAAAAAACGCTGGCAGAGCTGACGGCCGGATGGGAACAGGAACCACACAGCGCTACCGGCCGGGCACTTTTTCTGGAGCCTACAGCCGCTTTTTACGAACAAACAGCGGCGCCGGGGAGTAACACCAGCCTGTGGTCTTTATTGCCCTATTTACGGCTGCATAAAGGCAAGGTGATGCCTGTAGCGGCAAGTTTGTTGCTGGCGGGATTTTTTTCCTTTGTCACCCCGGTACTGACCCAACAGATTGTTGACAAAGGCATACGCGGGCAAAACATACACCTGGTATGGCTGATCTGTATAGGCCAGCTGCTGCTGTTCCTGGGCCGTATGGTCATGGATTTCGTACGGGCGCGGGTGTTATTCCGGGCAGGTACGCTGATCAGTATCCAGCTGCTGAAAGACTTCCTGCTGAAACTGATGCGGCTACCGCTGTCTTTCTTCGACAACCGCCATGCGGGCGATAATATGCAGCGGGTGAGCGACAACCAGCGGATGGAAGATTTCCTGACTACGTCGCTGGTAACGCTGGTATTGTCTGTTATTACGATACTGGTCCTGGGCGGTACGTTGTTGTATTACAACAGCTGGATCTTCCTCCTCTTCCTGGTGGGTGCAGCGGCAGGTATCGGGTGGGCCAATGCCTTCCAGGAGCAACGACGCGTGCTGGATCAAAAGAAATTCAAGCTGCTGGCGGCTAATCAACATATTCTGCTGGAGATCTTTTCTGCGATGCAGGAAATCAAAATCAGCGGTACCGAACAAATCAAAAGTGCGCATTGGGAGCAGCTGCAGGAGAAGTCTGCCGGCCTGAAACTGGAAAGCTTGCGCATGGACCAGTTCATACAGGGCACCGGTGCATTTATCAATGAATTCAAAAATGTGCTGATTACCTGTCTGGCGGCAACGCTGGTCATCAACGGACAAATAACACTGGGCGCCATGCTGGCCATTACATTTATATGCGGACAACTGAATGCACCGGTGCTGCAGCTGGCAGATTTTATCCGCATTGCGCAGAATGCCCGTTTCAGTTTACAGCGACTGGCAGAAGTACACCAGGAGCCGGATGAAGATGCGCCTAACGCGCCGCCGGCGGTATTGTCGGCCATTACCGGTAAAGACATCCGCCTGGAAAATGTATCGTTTCAGTATGGCCATGCGCATTCACCGATGGTATTGAATAATATTCACCTCACCTTACCCGCCGGAAAAATCACAGCTATTGTAGGTATGAGCGGTGGTGGTAAAACCACGCTGATCAAGTTACTGTTGAAATTCTATCAACCGGTGGCTGGCAACATCTACCTGGGTAATACTCCTTTCAGTGAGTTATCCGCTAAATCGTGGCGCAGCCACTGCGGCGTGGTGATGCAGGATGGGTATGTGTTTATGGATACCATTGCCAACAACATCTTTGCCGGTGCAGCGGAAAGAGATTACGAACGGTTATATGAAGCCGGTAAGATGGCCTGCATCCACGACTTCTTTCTATCGATGCCTTTCGGTTATGATACCATGGTAGGTAAAGATGGATATGGCCTCAGTGAAGGGCAGACCCAGCGACTGCTGATTGCCCGGCTGATCTATCGCAATCCGGCATTTATCTTTTTGGATGAAGCTACCAATTCCCTGGATGCCCACAACGAACGAGCCATCATAGAAAACCTGGATCGCTTCTTCCCGGGCAAAACGGTGCTGGTGGTAGCACACAGGCTGAGTACCGTCAAACATGCCGATCAGATTATTGTGATGCACCAGGGCAGTATTGTAGAAAGCGGCACGCACCAGGAACTGATCCGCCAGGAAAGCACGTATTATCACCTGATCAAAAACCAACTGGAACTGGGCAAGTAA
- a CDS encoding lantibiotic dehydratase family protein: protein MPLQVFPYAFTRYAGAPHQDFQALQLHGISRQSQLRQWLAATLQHSRDTLEHTLFEVIRQQEDDQVRKQLIRLKKDITAGKTIAQDYQLPPQAIIPPDFPAQLQRYQQLHSRTRLLQTTWQYYYAQRLLQHRQQLQQLAGNEQLQQGLLLSSPTLYEQLPAFLAADPAGFRHKEQKNEYSLLRYLTRMAFKTSPFSTFTYTGITAVTAACQAITLHTTAPVSSGIRLNNGLFSYLQSLLIQHPVLNEMLYIRLNNTWTIRDGQLHFLVNYFNIESFQRMRAGSITEWLTTFLTQQPATITLGALTDQLLTATADADRNGVKAFLLQLVTAGFLEAGTGCSGINPDWDIALTNFLAQQLTAHPAAAPLHQLLVQLHTARQQFAAADAATRNNLLTAAAEALNSTLHTLHTEAGLPPATTAFHEMLQQNIVEKHRQSGTFEVNTFVPRHFPATGLFYEDTSTSGISQLPLTAVQDFTTKTDRLCEALRPLDFLQPERDRMRDFFRQHYPPGHRENVTDFYHTYYLHEKKQATDPAKEQRASRQAISPALQEILQQRIRIHAVDARHIRLEALTTATSQPGSMAMFVQFFQDTTTPADSISGVINNLLPGLGKVAGRFLDRFDPAVTQLFNEWNRQLHPGYLLMELSDGSSFNANIHPPLLPFESCMPGGYNNYPAGQQLSLQEIQVQYDDTSGQLQLVHRPSQQPVYAFDLCLQAFSMRSNFYRLLAHFNPAFHIPLRQFIGTVDAQHRTAFPATQQEVVVFPRITFETTVVIRRMGWLVNSQVLRPLSASESEADYLLRLHTWRQAAGIPEHIFLFLRTRYTTQTPAQKSELRPDDYKPQYIHFHNPLLVILFRKLLSRAGDQVYLEEMLPHLQYLEQQEQQPPVTEHLLHWYKS, encoded by the coding sequence ATGCCACTACAAGTTTTTCCATATGCGTTTACCCGTTATGCAGGCGCTCCGCACCAGGATTTCCAGGCATTGCAGCTGCATGGCATCTCACGGCAATCGCAGCTGCGGCAATGGCTGGCAGCTACACTGCAACATAGCCGGGATACCCTGGAGCATACGTTATTTGAAGTGATCCGGCAACAGGAAGATGATCAGGTGCGTAAACAACTGATCCGCCTGAAAAAAGATATCACTGCCGGTAAAACGATCGCACAGGATTATCAGCTGCCACCGCAGGCTATCATTCCACCTGACTTCCCCGCACAATTACAACGTTACCAGCAATTACATAGCCGTACACGCCTGCTGCAAACTACCTGGCAGTATTATTATGCCCAACGGCTGCTGCAACACAGGCAACAGTTACAACAGCTGGCAGGCAATGAACAACTGCAGCAGGGTTTACTGCTCTCCAGTCCTACCCTGTATGAACAGTTGCCAGCTTTCCTTGCCGCAGACCCGGCAGGATTCCGGCACAAAGAACAAAAAAATGAGTATAGCCTGCTCCGTTACCTGACCCGGATGGCGTTTAAAACATCACCTTTCAGTACGTTTACGTATACCGGTATTACTGCGGTGACGGCGGCATGCCAGGCTATCACCCTGCACACTACTGCTCCCGTGAGCAGCGGCATCCGGCTGAACAACGGATTATTTTCCTATCTGCAGTCTTTACTGATTCAACATCCTGTGTTGAATGAAATGTTATACATCCGGCTCAACAATACCTGGACGATCCGCGACGGACAATTACATTTTCTGGTCAATTATTTTAATATAGAATCCTTCCAGCGCATGCGGGCCGGTAGTATTACCGAATGGCTGACCACCTTCCTGACACAACAACCGGCCACCATCACACTGGGTGCCTTAACAGATCAGCTGTTAACCGCGACGGCGGATGCAGACAGGAATGGCGTGAAAGCCTTCTTGCTGCAGCTGGTCACGGCAGGATTTCTGGAAGCCGGTACCGGATGCTCCGGCATTAATCCGGATTGGGATATCGCCCTCACCAACTTCCTGGCGCAGCAACTGACCGCCCATCCGGCCGCTGCCCCACTGCATCAGTTACTCGTGCAACTACATACTGCCCGGCAGCAATTTGCCGCTGCAGATGCAGCGACACGCAATAACCTGTTAACAGCAGCCGCAGAAGCGTTGAACAGCACTTTACATACCCTGCACACGGAAGCCGGTTTACCACCTGCTACCACTGCATTCCATGAAATGCTGCAACAAAACATTGTAGAAAAACACAGGCAGTCTGGTACTTTCGAAGTGAATACATTCGTACCCCGGCATTTTCCGGCCACAGGTCTTTTTTATGAAGATACCAGCACTAGCGGTATATCCCAGCTGCCACTGACAGCGGTGCAGGACTTCACGACAAAAACAGATCGTTTATGCGAAGCCTTGCGCCCACTGGATTTTCTGCAACCGGAAAGAGACCGCATGCGCGATTTCTTCCGGCAACACTACCCGCCAGGGCATCGCGAAAACGTCACGGATTTTTATCACACCTACTATCTGCATGAAAAAAAACAAGCCACTGATCCTGCTAAAGAACAACGGGCCAGCCGGCAAGCCATATCACCTGCGTTACAGGAAATCCTGCAGCAACGCATACGTATACACGCAGTGGATGCCCGGCATATCCGGTTGGAAGCACTGACAACAGCCACCTCACAGCCGGGCAGTATGGCCATGTTCGTACAATTCTTTCAAGACACCACCACACCTGCCGACAGTATCTCCGGTGTCATCAATAATTTGTTACCCGGGCTGGGTAAGGTAGCAGGCCGTTTTCTCGATCGCTTCGATCCCGCAGTAACGCAACTGTTCAATGAGTGGAACCGGCAACTGCATCCTGGCTATCTGCTGATGGAACTCAGCGATGGCTCCAGTTTCAACGCCAACATCCACCCACCCCTGCTGCCTTTTGAGAGCTGTATGCCGGGCGGTTATAACAACTATCCCGCCGGGCAGCAATTATCGCTGCAGGAGATACAGGTGCAGTATGATGATACCAGCGGACAACTGCAGCTGGTACATCGCCCCAGCCAGCAACCGGTATATGCATTTGATCTTTGCCTGCAGGCATTCTCTATGCGGTCTAATTTTTATCGCCTGCTGGCGCATTTCAACCCGGCCTTTCATATTCCCCTGCGGCAATTTATAGGCACGGTGGATGCACAGCACCGAACGGCATTTCCTGCTACGCAGCAGGAAGTGGTCGTATTTCCCCGGATTACATTTGAAACCACCGTTGTTATCCGACGCATGGGATGGCTGGTCAATAGCCAGGTTTTACGGCCATTATCTGCCAGCGAAAGTGAAGCTGATTATTTACTGCGACTGCATACCTGGCGACAGGCGGCAGGTATTCCGGAACATATTTTCCTGTTCCTCCGCACGCGGTATACCACACAAACCCCGGCACAAAAAAGTGAACTGCGTCCGGATGACTACAAACCACAGTATATTCATTTTCACAATCCGCTGCTGGTGATCCTTTTTAGAAAACTGTTATCCCGTGCAGGCGACCAGGTATATCTGGAAGAAATGTTGCCACACCTACAGTACCTGGAACAACAGGAACAGCAGCCACCTGTAACAGAACATTTGCTGCACTGGTATAAATCCTGA
- a CDS encoding thiopeptide-type bacteriocin biosynthesis protein, translating to MNTHWLSAHLFYNGNLNLLLQQLVSPFLQEAQPLLRPDMPYFFIRYNEGGPHIRLRLQVSPHREYAVKDMLAQYVRTFTVPDPDIAAPVLSYIDYIPETDRYGDARTLPLAEEIFYLSSAVIRQWIDEKQTWDYHLAFSSALQLHTCFFYALQGGYGTFQRICEGFIAGWLPRLYDPARPEAVQQMELTAQMESRYEQYKAVLQPAILASWEALQQKQADVLLQTFTMRLTCIFQRYRKLITQPAQLEQIARSLLHMTHNRLGIANMDEAYIMYLTLKSMAPVYDDSGLSPSTN from the coding sequence ATGAACACCCATTGGTTATCTGCCCACTTGTTTTACAACGGTAATCTAAACCTGCTCCTGCAGCAACTGGTATCTCCTTTTCTGCAGGAAGCACAACCCCTGCTGCGGCCGGACATGCCTTACTTTTTTATCCGGTATAACGAAGGCGGTCCGCATATCCGCCTACGCCTGCAGGTATCTCCCCACAGGGAATATGCGGTAAAAGATATGCTGGCGCAATATGTCCGCACATTTACCGTCCCCGATCCGGACATAGCAGCGCCGGTGTTATCTTATATAGATTATATTCCGGAGACAGACCGTTATGGAGATGCCCGTACCTTACCCCTGGCCGAAGAAATATTTTATTTATCATCGGCGGTCATACGGCAATGGATAGACGAAAAACAAACCTGGGATTATCACCTGGCATTCAGCAGCGCCCTGCAATTACATACCTGTTTCTTTTATGCGCTGCAGGGCGGTTATGGCACCTTCCAAAGGATCTGTGAAGGTTTCATCGCGGGCTGGCTCCCACGGCTATACGATCCCGCCCGCCCGGAAGCAGTACAACAAATGGAGTTAACTGCCCAGATGGAAAGCAGGTATGAACAATACAAAGCTGTGCTGCAACCAGCTATCCTCGCTTCCTGGGAAGCCTTGCAGCAAAAACAGGCCGATGTGCTGCTGCAAACATTCACGATGCGACTGACATGCATATTCCAGCGCTACCGCAAACTGATTACACAACCGGCACAACTGGAACAGATCGCCCGCAGCCTGCTGCATATGACCCACAACCGGCTGGGCATTGCCAATATGGATGAAGCCTATATCATGTATCTCACCCTAAAAAGTATGGCACCTGTTTATGATGACTCAGGCCTCTCTCCGTCAACAAATTGA
- a CDS encoding lanthionine synthetase LanC family protein, producing MMTQASLRQQIEAAVLEIADQLTASALEDDKGVYWQSPRLDKFTPAGEHISLFNGSAGIILFYLYLYECKQDPAHLRIALRAADRLLAHPDVMDPVHYTFYTGATAVPWLCIRLHAITSDDGYLHKAQALIHRYGERLLTQVKQADLLSGHAGNLLALTHLYAYTQNSYYLSWIHRIADVLIDTARIAPAGLKWDPMKHASDSLTGFSHGAGGIAFAWLQAGTYCNNEGWLYLAKEALTYEMTYYDIPRNNWMDLRIGPSRLQALQEAYQQQLLSWKTTLFYPTMTDLNTWAHGAAGSGQTRLYAYQLTGDPVYLRQALAVIRRCSHDNALLKRGDFTLCSGYGGIVAVLLQGAAVLDMPGLQEEAQQTALRAIQYYHTHGTYNPHRPADAKDPGLFSGLAGVGYLLLSTLFPPGAQSILHPTVSGQHALPLDEKYTTSAVKQRLFSRYYPQTIALLTAQGALSHAAISEPTDITGFTQLLMAKITAATDRYTQQVFQAEKAATELWQQHKGWLYAHQHYLLQQPLIAKVLSADNSFLLTQRIITATHTRIWETPDTNTATPPYQLARCNDVDLTITPAGKLTALLIPRLQTAHTVSDLLSQLITAYFSDIPATEVAAIQTALLAQIKELLKSGHLLLTP from the coding sequence ATGATGACTCAGGCCTCTCTCCGTCAACAAATTGAAGCTGCTGTACTGGAAATAGCGGATCAATTAACTGCCAGCGCTTTGGAAGATGATAAAGGCGTATACTGGCAAAGTCCCCGGCTGGACAAATTCACGCCGGCAGGAGAACACATCAGTCTGTTCAACGGCAGTGCAGGCATCATCCTGTTTTATCTGTATCTATACGAATGTAAACAGGATCCTGCACACCTGCGGATAGCCTTACGGGCAGCCGACCGCCTGCTGGCGCATCCCGATGTAATGGATCCGGTACATTATACTTTTTATACCGGCGCTACTGCTGTACCCTGGTTGTGTATACGGCTGCATGCCATTACCAGCGACGATGGATATCTACACAAGGCGCAGGCACTCATTCACCGCTACGGTGAACGCCTGCTCACACAGGTGAAACAGGCAGACCTTCTCAGTGGCCACGCCGGTAACCTGCTGGCCCTGACACACCTGTACGCCTATACGCAAAATAGTTATTACCTGTCCTGGATCCATCGCATCGCCGATGTCCTCATAGATACCGCCCGTATTGCCCCGGCCGGCCTGAAATGGGACCCGATGAAACATGCCTCCGATTCGCTCACCGGATTCTCCCATGGCGCCGGCGGCATTGCTTTTGCCTGGCTGCAGGCAGGTACCTATTGTAACAACGAGGGCTGGTTATACCTCGCCAAAGAAGCACTTACCTATGAGATGACGTATTACGATATACCCCGCAACAACTGGATGGATCTGCGTATTGGCCCTTCGCGACTGCAGGCCTTACAGGAAGCCTATCAGCAACAACTGCTGTCCTGGAAAACCACGCTGTTTTATCCGACGATGACTGATCTCAATACCTGGGCACATGGCGCCGCGGGATCAGGGCAAACCAGATTATATGCCTACCAGCTGACGGGTGATCCGGTGTATCTCCGGCAGGCCTTAGCCGTTATCAGGCGTTGCAGCCACGATAATGCCCTGCTGAAACGGGGCGACTTTACGTTATGCAGCGGCTATGGCGGCATTGTAGCAGTCTTGTTGCAGGGAGCAGCAGTACTGGATATGCCAGGCTTACAGGAAGAAGCACAGCAAACGGCATTGCGCGCGATTCAATATTATCACACACACGGCACCTATAATCCGCACCGGCCAGCGGATGCGAAAGACCCCGGCTTATTTTCCGGCCTCGCAGGTGTTGGGTACCTGTTACTCAGTACCTTGTTTCCGCCGGGAGCCCAATCCATATTACATCCCACTGTTAGTGGCCAACACGCTTTACCTCTGGATGAAAAGTATACCACCTCCGCCGTGAAACAACGATTGTTTAGTCGTTATTATCCGCAAACCATTGCTTTGTTGACAGCACAAGGAGCGCTTTCGCATGCTGCTATCAGCGAACCGACAGATATAACAGGCTTTACACAGCTGCTTATGGCGAAAATCACAGCTGCTACGGATCGCTATACGCAACAGGTATTTCAGGCGGAAAAAGCCGCCACGGAGTTATGGCAGCAACACAAAGGATGGCTGTATGCCCATCAGCATTACCTGCTGCAACAACCACTGATAGCAAAAGTATTATCTGCGGACAACAGTTTCCTGCTGACGCAGCGGATCATAACAGCCACGCATACACGCATATGGGAAACACCGGACACCAATACGGCCACACCTCCTTATCAGCTGGCCCGCTGCAATGATGTGGATCTTACCATTACACCTGCCGGTAAATTAACCGCCTTGCTGATCCCCCGCCTGCAAACAGCACATACCGTATCGGACTTACTCTCACAACTGATCACAGCATATTTCTCCGATATACCCGCCACCGAAGTAGCTGCCATACAAACAGCGCTGCTGGCACAAATAAAAGAATTACTTAAAAGCGGGCACCTGTTACTGACACCATAG
- a CDS encoding pinensin family lanthipeptide, with protein MEKNTLKLNLEDLKIESFVTSLDSEMNKRLAGGLAGASHPTHTEPTDDEHPCTGPVCQ; from the coding sequence ATGGAAAAAAACACTTTAAAACTGAACCTGGAAGATTTAAAAATTGAAAGCTTCGTAACCAGCCTCGACAGCGAAATGAACAAACGCCTGGCTGGTGGCCTGGCAGGCGCTTCTCATCCTACGCATACTGAACCTACGGATGATGAACATCCTTGCACAGGACCAGTATGTCAATAG